From Fundulus heteroclitus isolate FHET01 chromosome 5, MU-UCD_Fhet_4.1, whole genome shotgun sequence, a single genomic window includes:
- the tmem186 gene encoding transmembrane protein 186 — MSTMIKRIFLSRLTSQVLSCTRTSPLLSGCFQPRSAHTPMLQSCWGTLAPKVTSRVRYSDLSTQKYSIIYTLPHIKLLRAISRLKLLQTAITMVILPPVYILYFQGSVSSFLVSYSTGIALFAGVMLYAASHLFRRVVGMMYLDPSRTTLKVSHLSFWGKRQDVYLRVSDVMTIWDTGDSATETILKLKRYSSPETFYFSTRFGRIVDKDGFEKVFGSSK; from the exons ATGAGCACCATG ATCAAACGGATATTTCTGAGCAGGTTAACGTCTCAGGTCTTGTCCTGCACCAGAACATCACCTCTCCTCTCAGGCTGTTTTCAGCCTCGTTCAGCTCACACACCAATGCTTCAGAGCTGTTGGGGAACCCTCGCGCCTAAAGTCACATCCCGTGTCAGATACTCAGACCTGTCCACGCAGAAATACTCCATCATTTACACCCTGCCACACATTAAGCTCCTTCGAGCTATATCCAGGCTCAAGCTGCTTCAGACTGCAATCACTATGGTCATCTTGCCCCCAGTGTACATCCTCTACTTTCAAGGAAGTGTCTCCTCCTTTCTAGTCAGCTACTCGACTGGGATTGCGCTTTTCGCGGGTGTCATGCTCTACGCGGCCAGTCACCTCTTTCGACGAGTCGTTGGAATGATGTACCTGGATCCGTCCCGGACCACGCTTAAAGTGTCTCACCTGTCTTTCTGGGGCAAGCGTCAAGACGTCTACCTTCGCGTCTCCGACGTGATGACCATCTGGGACACCGGAGACTCTGCAACTGAGACTATTCTGAAGCTTAAGAGATACAGCAGTCCAGAGACGTTTTATTTCTCCACTCGTTTTGGACGGATAGTGGATAAAGACGGCTTTGAAAAGGTCTTTGGAAGTTCAAAATAA
- the LOC105929230 gene encoding heme oxygenase 2, with protein sequence MDNNLTSEPKANGVKKGGARIIVDDDDDLSPTDLSEMLAEGTKEAHDRAENCQFVKDFLRGRIIRELFKRGTAALYFVYSAMEEEIEKNKDHPHIAPIYFPTELHRREALARDLEYFYGEDWESQVSLSAGTKPYVDRIHEVGQKDPVLLVAHSYTRYMGDLSGGQILKKVAQRALKLPATGEGLNFYQFEGISSHRGFKQLYRSRMNELELDTETKQRIVDESNRAFGFNMMVFSELEEVGNAVKEEVQEEGFGHGHAEVVQEDDFNKCPYYAAKMAASGNPTYALQLAKMFVGHVPCQVALAAWVALFAGFTAWYLL encoded by the exons ATGGATAATAATTTAACGTCTGAGCCTAAAGCCAATGGAGTGAAGAAAGGAGGAGCCCGAATTATTGTGGACGACGATGACGATCTTAG TCCAACCGACCTGTCGGAGATGTTAGCTGAGGGTACCAAGGAGGCCCACGACCGAGCAGAGAACTGTCAGTTCGTCAAAGATTTTCTCAGGGGCCGCATCATTAGGGagctgtttaag AGAGGCACAGCCGCTCTGTACTTCGTGTATTCGGCCATGGAGGAGGAGATCGAGAAGAATAAAGATCACCCTCACATCGCTCCGATCTACTTCCCTACGGAGCTGCACCGACGCGAGGCCCTGGCCCGAGACCTGGAGTATTTCTATGGAGAGGACTGGGAGAGCCAA GTCAGCCTCTCCGCGGGCACCAAGCCCTACGTGGACCGCATCCACGAGGTGGGACAGAAGGACCCGGTGCTGTTGGTGGCCCACTCCTACACCCGCTACATGGGAGATCTCTCGGGAGGCCAGATCCTCAAGAAAGTGGCCCAAAGGGCTCTGAAGCTGCCAGCCACAGGAGAGGGTCTGAACTTCTACCAGTTTGAGGGAATCAGCAGCCACAGGGGCTTCAAGCAGCTCTACAGGAGCAGGATGAACGAGCTGGAGCTGGACACGGAGACCAAACAGAGGATCGTGGACGAGTCCAACCGGGCCTTTGGATTCAACATGATG GTCTTCTCAGAGCTTGAAGAAGTTGGGAATGCTGTCAAAGAGGAAGTCCAAGAGGAAGGTTTTGGACACGGTCACGCAGAGGTCGTTCAAGAAGATGATTTCAACAAGTGTCCGTACTATGCAGCTAAAATGG CTGCCAGTGGGAATCCGACCTATGCGCTCCAGCTAGCCAAGATGTTTGTGGGTCATGTGCCCTGTCAGGTGGCTCTGGCTGCCTGGGTTGCTCTCTTTGCTGGCTTTACCGCCTGGTACCTTCTGTAA